One window of the Pectinophora gossypiella unplaced genomic scaffold, ilPecGoss1.1 Pgos_56, whole genome shotgun sequence genome contains the following:
- the LOC126381468 gene encoding uncharacterized protein LOC126381468, with amino-acid sequence MRIRATQIMSDSEYYSKTSSKSAGRGFVDSEDEIAFSRNKSRSIGSRNSAVKRADSDVEIPRQKKKESKLSSSAKRTAVESDGETPRAKKKLVPKRKRSAVKKPGEEWRVIDSESEDEEVIERSKNALQSSYSKRVADGTVRRTAKLNGDLFVELKLYQVADIRHVDVRKRYEKAVLSLKYQADHNAPELQLLQQFLKKCKPKFETEGYFFADKDVKEYVTSVFPLG; translated from the exons atGAGGATTCGAGCAACACAAATAAT GTCGGACTCTGAATATTATTCTAAAACATCCAGCAAATCCGCCGGTCGAGGATTTGTTGACTCGGAGGACGAGATAGCTTTTAGCAg aaataaatcaaGATCTATCGGTTCGAGAAACTCCGCCGTAAAGCGTGCGGATTCGGACGTAGAGATACCAAG GCAGAAGAAAAAGGAAAGCAAGCTCAGTTCATCTGCCAAGCGCACAGCAGTGGAATCTGACGGAGAGACACCGAG GGCTAAGAAAAAGCTGGTTCCAAAGAGAAAGCGTTCTGCGGTAAAGAAACCCGGCGAGGAGTGGCGCGTGATCGACTCGGAGAGCGAGGACGAGGAGGTTATCGAGCGCTCCAAGAACGCGTTGCAATCCTCCTACTCAAAGCGGGTGGCCGACGGGACCGTGCGCCGCACCGCCAAGCTGAACGGAGACCTATTCGTGGAGCTTAAGCTATACCAGGTCGCCGACATCAGACACGTAGACGTAAGGAAACGCTACGAGAAAGCAGTCCTCAGTCTAAAGTATCAGGCGGACCATAATGCGCCGGAGTTACAGCTACTCCAACAGTTTCTCAAAAAATGTAAACCCAAGTTCGAGACTGAGGGCTACTTTTTCGCAGATAAGGACGTAAAAGAATACGTCACGTCTGTTTTTCCTCTTGGGTAG